One stretch of Rhodoflexus caldus DNA includes these proteins:
- a CDS encoding serine hydrolase domain-containing protein: protein MKFVYFFITVSVAVVLQQPVPAQVLRNRADSLEHFIWQAAWEQRQAAEKALTLLQNKDNLLPFKDLEDFSFAAISVSDGPMLSDFGNTLQLYAPVKLFSARRNLTRQAADELLAKMKPFNVVIIGLHGKPDLLQDSRTIESEVAYLINQLDRKTKVVLAVFGSPIQLLQIDRLDRIEAVTLTYDDTQDSQELMAQAIFGAIGFQGKLPFHLPPIFDKDTGVPTQALGRMKFTWPEELGLSRLQLRPTDSIARLAVEKQATPGCVVLAAKNGKVFYYKAFGYQTFDSLLPVQKNHVYDLASITKISTSVAALMKLYEAKKIDIEKPFSRYERSWAKTNKKNLTLKEILTHQAGLKAWIPFWQNTRQPDGTLRATVFNKDSTRTYSLKVADKLYINHNYVDSILLQIRDSPLGKRGEYVYSDLSYYYYPRMVRRLSGKDFDDFLDANFYRPLGASTLTFNPLYKGIALRNIVPTELDTVFRKQLLHGTVHDEGAAMMGGVSGHAGLFGNAADLAKLMQMYLNKGFYAGRQYIKPEVVEYFTRCHSCNGKDPAKANPRGIGFDKLRGNNTAPSVSEQSFGHSGFTGTFTWADPNNGLLYVFLSNRVYPTRNNNRLSDLSIRSNVLESFYQLFQSSR, encoded by the coding sequence ATGAAGTTTGTTTATTTTTTTATCACCGTAAGTGTGGCTGTCGTATTGCAGCAACCTGTTCCGGCGCAAGTTTTGCGCAACCGTGCCGACAGTTTGGAACATTTCATCTGGCAGGCTGCATGGGAGCAACGACAAGCAGCAGAAAAAGCACTTACATTACTTCAAAACAAGGATAACCTGTTGCCTTTCAAAGACTTGGAAGATTTTAGTTTTGCTGCAATCTCTGTCAGCGATGGCCCTATGCTATCCGACTTTGGCAACACTTTGCAACTTTATGCACCCGTAAAGTTATTTTCGGCACGCCGCAACCTGACACGCCAAGCCGCCGATGAGTTGCTGGCAAAGATGAAGCCTTTCAACGTGGTTATTATTGGCTTGCACGGCAAACCCGACCTGTTGCAGGATTCGCGCACCATAGAGTCGGAGGTTGCCTATCTTATCAATCAGTTAGACCGTAAAACCAAAGTGGTGCTGGCCGTATTTGGCAGCCCGATTCAGCTTTTGCAGATAGACCGTTTAGACCGCATAGAGGCAGTTACGCTCACCTACGATGATACGCAAGATTCGCAGGAGCTGATGGCACAGGCTATTTTCGGAGCGATTGGTTTTCAGGGAAAATTGCCTTTTCATCTGCCCCCGATTTTTGACAAAGATACAGGTGTGCCAACGCAGGCATTAGGCCGAATGAAATTTACTTGGCCTGAAGAACTTGGTCTTTCCCGCCTGCAATTGCGCCCGACGGATTCCATTGCACGGCTGGCAGTAGAAAAGCAGGCCACACCGGGCTGCGTAGTGCTGGCAGCTAAAAACGGGAAAGTTTTTTACTACAAAGCCTTTGGTTATCAGACTTTTGACTCTTTGTTGCCCGTGCAGAAAAACCATGTGTACGACCTCGCCTCCATCACCAAAATAAGCACTTCGGTAGCTGCATTGATGAAATTGTACGAAGCCAAGAAAATAGATATTGAAAAGCCTTTTTCGCGTTACGAGAGGTCGTGGGCTAAGACCAATAAAAAAAATCTGACGTTGAAAGAGATTTTGACCCATCAGGCAGGTTTAAAAGCATGGATTCCGTTTTGGCAAAATACCCGCCAGCCCGATGGTACATTGCGTGCCACAGTTTTCAACAAAGATTCTACCCGCACCTACTCATTGAAAGTTGCCGATAAACTTTACATCAACCACAACTATGTGGACAGCATATTGCTGCAAATCAGGGATTCACCATTGGGCAAACGCGGCGAATACGTGTACAGTGACCTCTCTTACTACTATTACCCGCGTATGGTACGGCGTCTTTCAGGGAAAGACTTTGATGATTTTCTGGATGCCAATTTTTATAGGCCTTTGGGGGCATCAACGCTGACTTTCAACCCGTTATACAAAGGCATTGCGCTGCGCAACATCGTTCCGACCGAATTGGATACAGTCTTTCGCAAGCAATTGCTGCACGGAACTGTTCACGATGAAGGCGCTGCTATGATGGGAGGAGTTTCCGGTCATGCGGGTTTATTCGGCAACGCGGCAGACCTTGCCAAACTCATGCAAATGTACCTGAACAAAGGCTTCTATGCCGGCAGGCAATATATCAAGCCCGAAGTAGTTGAGTATTTTACGCGCTGCCACTCCTGCAATGGTAAAGACCCTGCCAAAGCCAACCCGCGGGGCATCGGTTTTGACAAGTTGCGTGGTAATAATACAGCTCCATCCGTTTCCGAACAGAGTTTCGGGCACTCCGGTTTTACAGGTACCTTTACTTGGGCAGACCCGAACAACGGCTTGTTGTATGTATTCCTTTCCAATCGGGTATATCCTACGCGCAACAACAATCGCCTTTCCGATTTAAGTATTCGGAGCAACGTGTTAGAGTCTTTTTACCAACTGTTTCAGAGCAGCCGATAG
- a CDS encoding GNAT family N-acetyltransferase: protein MHRRSYMDYHADRFTDASLMIFYRRKLFALLPANCEGSTLVSHRGLSYGGLLLDGQATVARVGECWHSIISFLLQQGYKQLIYKVLPSFYHRLPAFEDVFWLRWYWQAAQIQTDMGAVAELTASLQFSTGKKRHIAKAKQHHLQIRSDVADVPVFWEQILTPNLQKRHGVLPVHQLAEIQLLMSRFPDNIQFYGVYQGCELVGGTVLFLADNAVHAQYIAANATGKELSALDLLFSELLQHFKTTHRYFSFGISTYNKGQALNEGLARWKEEFGARTWPHETLLLQLSKS from the coding sequence ATGCACCGGCGTAGCTACATGGACTATCACGCCGACCGCTTTACCGATGCTTCCTTAATGATTTTCTATCGGCGTAAACTGTTTGCTTTGCTGCCGGCTAATTGTGAGGGCAGTACCTTGGTTTCTCATCGCGGGCTTAGTTACGGCGGTTTATTGCTGGATGGGCAGGCAACCGTAGCAAGAGTAGGGGAGTGCTGGCACTCTATTATCTCATTCCTTTTACAGCAAGGATATAAACAGTTGATATACAAGGTTTTACCGTCTTTCTATCATCGCCTGCCTGCTTTTGAAGACGTGTTTTGGTTACGTTGGTATTGGCAAGCTGCACAAATACAAACAGACATGGGAGCAGTGGCAGAATTGACCGCTTCCCTGCAATTTTCAACAGGCAAAAAGCGGCACATAGCCAAGGCAAAGCAACATCACTTGCAAATCAGAAGTGATGTTGCTGATGTACCTGTTTTTTGGGAACAGATACTCACACCTAATTTGCAAAAGCGGCATGGAGTTTTGCCCGTACATCAGCTCGCCGAAATACAATTGCTAATGAGCCGATTTCCCGATAATATCCAATTTTATGGCGTATATCAGGGTTGTGAACTTGTGGGAGGCACAGTATTGTTCCTTGCTGACAATGCAGTGCACGCGCAGTACATTGCGGCTAATGCCACGGGGAAAGAACTGTCAGCATTAGACTTGTTATTCAGCGAGTTACTGCAACATTTCAAGACCACTCACCGCTATTTCAGTTTTGGGATTTCTACCTATAACAAAGGGCAAGCCCTCAATGAAGGACTTGCCCGATGGAAGGAAGAGTTTGGCGCTCGCACATGGCCGCACGAAACGCTGTTATTGCAATTATCCAAGTCTTGA
- a CDS encoding ABC transporter permease: MEQPTDNQEQWTEIIRPETPWWDLKLGELYRYRDLVRIFVWRDFVAAYKQTLLGPMWHFINPFASTIINTIVFGAIAQIPMEGVPPFLFQFTSMMMWSYFTRCFNAAQNTFLGNAGIFSKVYFPRLAVPVSGAISALLQFGILFIFYLLSLGWYIWRGEQVSVDISMLVFFPIAMLCLALSGMGLGAIVAALTTKYRDLNLFVGYGLSLLMYGSAVVYPLSALPESIKKYALFNPLIPIMELGRSGLLGVGNPSAVSIFISLGVSVLVFLVGVAMFNRAERTFIDSV, from the coding sequence ATGGAGCAACCAACTGATAATCAGGAACAATGGACGGAAATTATCCGCCCTGAAACCCCTTGGTGGGACTTAAAATTAGGTGAGTTGTATCGCTATCGCGACTTGGTGCGCATCTTCGTTTGGCGCGATTTTGTGGCCGCCTACAAGCAAACCTTGCTTGGCCCCATGTGGCATTTTATCAACCCGTTTGCCAGTACCATCATCAATACAATCGTGTTTGGTGCTATTGCACAGATTCCGATGGAAGGTGTTCCGCCGTTTCTGTTCCAATTCACCAGCATGATGATGTGGAGCTATTTCACGCGCTGTTTCAATGCTGCTCAAAATACTTTTTTAGGGAATGCGGGCATTTTTAGCAAGGTGTACTTCCCTCGTTTGGCAGTTCCTGTGTCTGGGGCTATCTCTGCATTGTTGCAGTTTGGGATTCTGTTTATTTTTTACCTGTTGAGCTTGGGCTGGTACATTTGGCGCGGCGAACAAGTAAGTGTGGATATAAGTATGCTGGTGTTCTTCCCGATAGCTATGCTGTGCTTGGCATTGTCGGGCATGGGGCTGGGAGCAATTGTAGCGGCACTCACAACCAAGTATCGCGATTTAAACCTGTTCGTCGGCTATGGCCTCTCATTGCTGATGTACGGTTCTGCGGTAGTATATCCTTTGTCCGCCTTGCCGGAATCAATTAAGAAATATGCCTTATTTAACCCATTGATTCCTATCATGGAACTTGGACGAAGTGGTCTTTTAGGGGTAGGCAATCCTTCGGCAGTCAGCATATTCATTAGCCTTGGTGTTTCGGTACTGGTGTTTTTGGTGGGAGTAGCCATGTTCAATCGTGCGGAACGCACTTTCATTGATAGCGTGTGA
- the gap gene encoding type I glyceraldehyde-3-phosphate dehydrogenase → MGKIKVAINGFGRIGRLTFKRLLEKSNVEVVAINDLTDAATLAHLLKYDSIHGKFNGTVAVADGAIVVNGHSIKILAEKDPANLPWAAHNIDVVLESTGRFVDSAGAGKHLTAGAKRVVISAPAKGDDIKTVVLGVNDDKLTADDKIISNASCTTNCLAPMAKVLDDNFGIEKGYMTTVHAYTQDQNLQDGPHKDLRRARAAAVSIVPTSTGAAKAVGLVLPHLKGKLDGSAMRVPVPDGSLTDLTVILKKEATAKEINEAMKAAANGPLKGILEFCEEPIVSADIIGNPHSCIFDAELTSANGTLVKVVGWYDNEAGYSARTADLISRLG, encoded by the coding sequence ATGGGAAAAATCAAAGTCGCCATTAACGGATTCGGGCGTATTGGCCGCCTGACTTTCAAGCGTTTGCTGGAAAAATCAAACGTAGAAGTTGTAGCAATCAATGACCTGACCGATGCTGCTACACTGGCTCATCTGTTAAAATATGACTCTATTCACGGCAAATTTAACGGCACGGTGGCCGTAGCCGACGGCGCCATTGTTGTTAATGGCCATTCTATCAAGATTCTGGCTGAAAAAGACCCCGCCAATTTACCTTGGGCTGCTCATAATATTGATGTGGTGCTGGAATCAACCGGTCGTTTTGTGGACAGCGCAGGTGCAGGCAAACACCTGACTGCCGGAGCAAAGCGCGTGGTTATCTCTGCCCCTGCCAAAGGAGACGATATCAAAACCGTCGTGCTGGGCGTAAATGATGACAAACTTACCGCAGACGACAAAATTATCTCCAATGCATCTTGTACAACCAACTGCCTTGCACCAATGGCAAAGGTTTTGGACGATAATTTTGGTATTGAAAAAGGCTACATGACCACTGTTCACGCCTATACACAAGACCAAAATCTGCAAGACGGCCCACACAAAGACTTGCGCCGCGCTCGTGCAGCTGCTGTGTCTATTGTGCCAACTTCCACAGGTGCCGCAAAAGCCGTGGGTTTGGTACTGCCTCACCTGAAAGGCAAATTAGACGGTTCGGCCATGCGCGTGCCTGTTCCTGATGGCTCTCTTACCGACTTGACCGTTATCCTCAAAAAAGAAGCTACTGCCAAAGAAATCAATGAGGCAATGAAAGCCGCCGCTAACGGCCCATTGAAAGGCATTTTGGAATTCTGCGAAGAACCTATTGTCTCAGCAGATATCATCGGTAATCCGCACTCTTGTATTTTTGATGCGGAACTGACCTCTGCCAATGGCACATTAGTGAAAGTGGTAGGCTGGTATGACAATGAAGCGGGTTACTCTGCACGTACTGCTGACCTGATTTCAAGACTTGGATAA